The following proteins come from a genomic window of Thermodesulfobacteriota bacterium:
- a CDS encoding PhoH family protein produces MRSEIDENTVKLSFDDNNLLRTLLGEHNKNLRYIGKTLGVSINVKGNEISISGDCFDVKIAEKVLVELYSLVGSGYPIYPNDVDYAVRIVSNDSSANLKHIFLDTVYISSRKRLITPKSLCQKEYIDAIRNFDIVFGIGPAGTGKTYLAMALAISFLMKKEVDRIILARPAVEAGEKLGFLPGDLYEKVNPYLRPLYDALHDMIDFEKASGLVQRGIIEVAPLAFMRGRTLNDSFVILDEAQNTTSEQMKMFLTRLGYSSKAVITGDITQIDLSAGKTSGLIEAQKILKGIEGINFTYFSEKDVVRHRLVQDVIRAYERYERSRDSV; encoded by the coding sequence TTGAGAAGCGAAATCGACGAAAATACAGTAAAACTGAGTTTTGATGACAACAATCTGCTCAGAACCCTTTTGGGTGAGCATAACAAAAACCTGAGATACATCGGAAAGACCTTAGGAGTAAGTATTAATGTAAAAGGTAATGAGATAAGTATCAGTGGCGATTGTTTTGATGTAAAGATTGCAGAAAAAGTCCTGGTTGAACTCTATTCATTAGTGGGGTCAGGTTACCCAATATATCCAAATGACGTTGATTATGCAGTAAGGATTGTAAGTAATGATAGTTCGGCAAATCTCAAACATATATTTCTGGATACTGTTTATATATCTTCCAGAAAGAGGCTGATAACCCCAAAGAGTTTATGCCAAAAAGAATACATTGATGCTATAAGAAATTTTGACATAGTATTTGGGATAGGTCCAGCCGGGACAGGCAAGACTTATCTGGCAATGGCTCTGGCAATATCCTTTTTGATGAAGAAGGAAGTTGACCGGATTATCCTTGCCAGACCTGCTGTTGAAGCAGGTGAAAAACTGGGCTTTTTACCAGGGGATCTATACGAAAAGGTAAATCCCTATCTCAGGCCCCTGTACGATGCCCTCCATGACATGATTGACTTTGAAAAAGCTTCCGGCTTGGTACAGAGAGGAATTATCGAAGTCGCTCCTCTAGCCTTTATGAGAGGGCGGACATTAAACGATTCTTTTGTCATCCTGGATGAAGCCCAGAATACAACTTCTGAGCAGATGAAGATGTTTTTAACCAGATTGGGTTACAGTTCAAAGGCTGTTATCACAGGAGATATTACCCAAATTGATCTGTCTGCGGGGAAAACATCTGGATTAATAGAAGCCCAAAAGATCCTTAAAGGGATCGAAGGAATAAACTTTACTTATTTTTCAGAAAAGGATGTAGTAAGGCACCGTTTAGTTCAAGACGTTATCAGGGCATATGAACGCTATGAGAGATCGAGAGATAGTGTATAA
- a CDS encoding HDIG domain-containing metalloprotein, with amino-acid sequence MAILLGVFVTFFLYPNVELPSIHYELGDIASKNIKSPQDFLIEDKQSTDQRIKEAEKGVIVVYDFNPNMPSEIRTKLASSFTLMRDLYKEIDNEIRRRAAVKTTKLNLAPFRDQINTKRNEFQKILIDINDEEFGVLERYRFNKSIERYIRILTSAPLEKEIVSNKKLLYKEKDIGIIIRNIETKEEAKAKDILSIIDLKDAKKAIEVSSNKILDGLEGSLRKTVTTISQRLIEPNLTFNKNDTELRRSIVRESVKPVFYQVKKGEIIVREGERIKNEHLVKLKVFQRAKKYHSLILTSLGIILLVVLLCYILYNFSLKNFKGTSIDNRDLLLLTITMGMVVLFVKLAILICEAVSNSFPFLLLDSCLYVIPIASGAMLISILLNVRVALIFSIMISILSGILFENRLEFFIYSLFGSVVAAHGVILTKFRAALIKAGSIVGLTNVVTIFSINMIKGSLFTFATVFDIAFGFLGGLLVGFIVIGTTPLFEALFGYTTDIKLLELANLDSPKLRDLIVRAPGTYHHSIIVGTLAEAAAEAINANPLLARVSAYYHDIGKIKKPLYFIENQIGSENKHEKLAPSMSSLILLSHVKDGVEMARESRLGQPIIDIIRQHHGTSLINFFYQKAKNKENPELYPVDEKDYRYPGPKPQTKEAGLVLLADAVEAASKTLPDPSPSRIQGMVHRIINNIFADEQLNECELTLKDLNEIAKSFNKILTGIFHHRIDYPEPAYKETEGKKKLNDIDKKSTKEDRNKRIEDKKNSEKDLKRLGMS; translated from the coding sequence ATGGCTATCTTATTGGGTGTATTTGTAACCTTTTTCCTCTATCCAAACGTTGAGTTACCTTCCATACACTACGAGCTGGGTGATATTGCCTCAAAAAACATAAAATCTCCCCAGGACTTCCTTATCGAGGATAAACAATCAACAGACCAGAGGATTAAAGAAGCAGAAAAAGGTGTAATTGTAGTTTATGACTTTAATCCAAATATGCCTTCTGAGATTCGAACAAAACTGGCATCTTCTTTTACCCTTATGAGGGACCTCTATAAAGAGATCGACAATGAGATTAGAAGGAGAGCCGCGGTTAAAACAACAAAGCTCAATTTAGCCCCTTTCAGGGATCAGATTAATACCAAGAGGAATGAATTCCAGAAGATATTAATAGATATTAACGATGAGGAATTTGGGGTATTGGAAAGGTACCGGTTTAACAAGAGCATAGAAAGATATATACGGATACTGACAAGTGCACCGTTAGAGAAGGAGATAGTTAGCAATAAGAAACTTCTGTATAAAGAGAAGGACATCGGAATTATTATAAGGAATATTGAGACAAAAGAGGAGGCAAAGGCGAAGGATATATTATCAATAATTGATTTAAAAGATGCCAAAAAAGCCATCGAGGTAAGTTCAAACAAGATTCTGGATGGTTTAGAGGGTTCATTAAGAAAAACTGTAACAACAATCTCTCAAAGGCTGATAGAGCCTAACTTAACCTTTAACAAGAATGATACAGAACTGAGAAGGAGCATAGTAAGAGAGAGTGTTAAACCGGTTTTTTATCAAGTTAAAAAGGGAGAAATAATAGTACGAGAAGGAGAGAGAATAAAGAATGAACACCTGGTCAAACTGAAGGTATTTCAGAGAGCAAAGAAGTACCACAGTTTAATATTAACATCCCTTGGGATTATTCTTTTAGTGGTTTTGCTATGTTATATCCTGTATAATTTCTCGCTCAAGAATTTTAAAGGGACCTCAATTGATAACAGAGACCTTTTATTATTGACTATAACTATGGGGATGGTCGTTTTATTTGTAAAACTTGCCATCCTGATTTGCGAAGCTGTAAGCAACAGCTTCCCTTTTCTACTTCTTGATTCCTGCCTCTATGTGATTCCCATAGCCTCTGGAGCAATGCTTATAAGTATTTTATTAAATGTCAGAGTTGCTTTGATTTTTTCTATTATGATATCAATCTTATCCGGGATACTATTCGAAAATAGACTGGAATTTTTTATATATTCCCTTTTCGGCAGTGTCGTGGCTGCTCATGGTGTAATCCTGACCAAGTTCAGGGCAGCTCTGATAAAGGCCGGTTCTATAGTTGGTCTGACAAATGTGGTAACCATATTTTCTATTAATATGATCAAGGGTTCCCTGTTTACCTTTGCGACAGTTTTTGACATTGCTTTTGGCTTTCTTGGTGGACTCCTTGTTGGATTTATAGTAATTGGAACTACGCCTTTATTTGAAGCACTATTTGGTTATACGACAGATATTAAATTGCTTGAACTGGCAAATCTTGACAGTCCTAAACTGAGAGATCTGATAGTACGGGCCCCGGGTACTTATCACCATAGTATAATTGTTGGAACATTGGCAGAGGCTGCAGCAGAGGCTATTAATGCAAACCCGCTTCTGGCCAGGGTAAGTGCTTACTACCATGATATTGGAAAGATAAAAAAACCGTTATACTTTATAGAAAACCAGATAGGTAGTGAGAATAAACACGAAAAGTTGGCTCCAAGTATGAGCAGTCTGATTTTGCTGTCCCATGTTAAAGATGGAGTGGAAATGGCCAGGGAGAGCAGGCTTGGACAGCCAATAATAGACATTATACGACAACATCATGGAACCAGCCTTATTAATTTCTTTTATCAAAAGGCAAAAAATAAAGAGAACCCAGAGCTTTATCCGGTAGATGAAAAGGATTACAGGTATCCAGGTCCCAAGCCCCAGACTAAGGAGGCAGGACTTGTATTGCTTGCCGATGCTGTAGAAGCTGCATCCAAGACCCTTCCCGATCCATCGCCATCCCGAATCCAGGGAATGGTTCATAGGATTATCAACAATATATTTGCAGATGAGCAGTTAAACGAATGTGAGCTGACCCTGAAAGATTTGAATGAAATAGCTAAAAGTTTCAATAAGATCCTGACGGGGATATTCCACCACAGGATAGACTATCCGGAGCCGGCTTATAAAGAAACTGAAGGAAAGAAGAAGCTTAATGATATTGATAAAAAATCAACAAAAGAAGATAGAAATAAGCGAATCGAGGATAAGAAAAACAGCGAGAAAGATCTTAAAAGACTTGGGATGTCCTGA